A part of Silurus meridionalis isolate SWU-2019-XX chromosome 18, ASM1480568v1, whole genome shotgun sequence genomic DNA contains:
- the lsm8 gene encoding LSM8 homolog, U6 small nuclear RNA associated: MSTALESYINRTVAIITSDGRMIVGTLKGFDQTINLILDESHERVFSSSQGVEQVVLGLYIVRGDNVAVIGEIDDETDSALDLGNIRAEPLNSIVH; encoded by the exons GGACTGTCGCCATTATTACATCAGATGGACGGATGATTGTG GGAACGCTGAAAGGCTTTGACCAGACGATCAACCTCATCTTGGATGAAAGCCACGAGCGTGTGTTCAGCTCCTCCCAGGGAGTGGAGCAGGTTGTGCTGGGACTGTACATCGTTCGAGGAGATAATGT GGCTGTTATTGGTGAAATTGACGATGAAACAGACTCTGCACTGGATCTTGGCAATATAAGGGCTGAACCACTGAACTCCATAGTACACTAA